From a region of the Methanolobus tindarius DSM 2278 genome:
- a CDS encoding cohesin domain-containing protein has protein sequence MYYYSIAHIIIYGLDIDVLKRGVFNIKYITIIGIFLSILVFGCFNSSATYVTLEPSTQIVTPGENFTVDVLIVPDTGIAGLQFDIEFDSSKIQVNKVSKGDFLDSNGDPTFSNYGNIDNTAGILSDIYGVVLGPVSILESGSFARITMTAKEQATSTSTISLKNVIISDSSGHQVEVLIKDTTLTIKVPSDKQDKSWWDEWNDLWQDDWRHFW, from the coding sequence ATATATTATTATTCAATTGCACACATAATTATATATGGTTTAGATATTGATGTACTGAAACGTGGGGTATTCAACATCAAATACATTACAATAATTGGAATATTTTTATCAATTCTCGTTTTTGGTTGTTTCAATTCGAGTGCAACATACGTAACACTTGAACCGTCAACTCAGATTGTTACACCAGGTGAGAATTTCACAGTAGATGTGCTCATAGTGCCGGATACAGGAATTGCCGGATTACAGTTCGATATTGAGTTTGACAGCTCAAAGATACAGGTGAATAAAGTATCTAAGGGCGACTTCTTAGATTCAAATGGAGATCCAACATTTAGCAATTATGGAAACATAGACAACACCGCAGGAATACTTTCTGATATTTATGGTGTGGTATTGGGCCCTGTGAGCATCTTAGAATCCGGGTCTTTTGCAAGAATCACAATGACTGCAAAAGAGCAGGCTACCAGTACATCAACTATTAGTCTGAAAAATGTGATAATAAGTGATTCATCAGGCCATCAAGTTGAGGTATTAATCAAAGATACGACTCTGACAATCAAAGTACCATCTGATAAACAGGACAAGTCCTGGTGGGATGAATGGAATGACCTCTGGCAGGATGATTGGAGACACTTCTGGTAG